Proteins encoded within one genomic window of Ideonella dechloratans:
- a CDS encoding polyamine ABC transporter substrate-binding protein, with translation MKFSSVRSVLSLAIAALAVAGGAARAQEEEKVLNIYNWSDYIAEDTIKNFEKETGIKVRYDNFDNNEIVHAKLVAGKTGYDIVVPSSNWAKLQAEGGLLQKLDKSQIPNWKHLDPAVLKQLGNLDPGNQYMVNWLWGYTTVGINVDKVKAALGGMPMPENAWDLVFKPEYISKMKSCGVSFLDSASEVVPAALHYLGKHPESKVPADYAKASQVLKAVRPYVTLFSSSGYINDMANGSICLALGWSGDINIARQRAIDGKTGQKIEALIPNTGGLLFFDTMVIPADAPHPGNAHKWINYILRPEVDASLTNKVFYANPNKDSIPFVKPEVAKNPTVFLSASDMAKMVAPDSLNNDLRRLQTRTYTSFKTGL, from the coding sequence ATGAAGTTCAGTTCAGTGCGTTCCGTCTTGTCGCTGGCCATTGCCGCCCTGGCTGTGGCCGGTGGCGCAGCCCGTGCCCAGGAAGAGGAAAAGGTCCTCAACATCTACAACTGGTCCGACTACATCGCCGAAGACACGATCAAGAACTTCGAGAAGGAGACCGGCATCAAGGTCCGGTACGACAACTTCGACAACAACGAGATCGTCCACGCCAAGCTGGTGGCAGGCAAGACGGGTTACGACATCGTGGTGCCCTCCTCCAACTGGGCCAAGCTGCAAGCCGAGGGCGGGCTGCTGCAGAAGCTCGACAAGTCGCAGATCCCGAACTGGAAGCACCTGGACCCCGCCGTGCTGAAGCAGTTGGGCAACCTGGACCCGGGCAACCAGTACATGGTGAACTGGCTGTGGGGCTACACCACCGTGGGCATCAATGTGGACAAGGTCAAGGCGGCCCTGGGCGGCATGCCCATGCCGGAGAACGCCTGGGATCTGGTGTTCAAGCCCGAGTACATCTCCAAGATGAAGTCCTGCGGCGTGTCCTTCCTGGATTCCGCCTCGGAAGTGGTGCCTGCCGCCCTGCACTACCTGGGCAAGCATCCTGAAAGCAAGGTGCCGGCCGACTACGCCAAGGCCTCGCAGGTGCTCAAGGCCGTGCGCCCGTACGTGACGCTCTTCAGCTCCTCGGGCTACATCAACGACATGGCCAACGGCTCCATCTGCCTGGCGCTGGGCTGGTCGGGTGACATCAACATCGCCCGCCAGCGCGCCATCGATGGCAAGACCGGCCAGAAGATCGAGGCCCTGATCCCCAACACCGGCGGCCTGCTGTTCTTCGACACCATGGTCATTCCGGCCGACGCGCCCCACCCGGGCAACGCGCACAAGTGGATCAATTACATTCTGCGCCCCGAAGTGGATGCCAGCCTGACCAACAAGGTGTTCTACGCCAACCCCAACAAGGACTCGATCCCGTTCGTGAAGCCGGAAGTGGCGAAGAACCCGACCGTGTTCCTGTCGGCGTCGGACATGGCCAAGATGGTCGCGCCGGATTCGCTGAACAACGATCTGCGCCGCCTGCAGACCCGCACCTACACCTCGTTCAAGACCGGCCTGTAA
- a CDS encoding glutamine synthetase family protein → MASKEHFNFLELENWLNQHHVTEIECLVPDLTGVARGKILPREKFTEDRGMRLPEAVVAMGVTGEFPEEGPYYDVISPMDHDMHLRPDPATVRIVPWATDPTAQVVHDCYDRNGALVPFAPRSVLRRVCDLFAAEGWDPVVAPELEFYLVARNTDPDMPLKPPVGRSGRSETSRQAYSIDAVNEFDPLFEDIYDYCDKMELNVDTLIHEIGAGQMEINFFHAHPLGLADEVFFFKRTVREAALRHDMFATFMAKPIAGEPGSAMHIHQSVVNTKTGRNLFSNEDGSPSQEFFWYIGGLQKYIPAAMALFAPYVNSYRRLARFTAAPINIQWGIDNRTVGIRSPISSPAARRIENRVIGADANPYVALAATLACGYLGIKNKVQPSPECKGDAYLGDYQLPRSLGEALELLRAEKDLASVLGEAFVTVYTEVKEIEHAEFMKVISPWEREHLLLHV, encoded by the coding sequence ATGGCCAGCAAAGAACACTTCAATTTCCTCGAGCTGGAGAACTGGCTCAACCAACATCACGTCACCGAGATCGAATGCCTGGTGCCCGACCTGACCGGTGTGGCCCGCGGCAAGATCCTGCCCCGCGAGAAGTTCACCGAAGACCGCGGCATGCGGCTGCCGGAGGCCGTCGTCGCCATGGGCGTGACCGGCGAATTCCCTGAAGAGGGACCGTACTACGACGTGATCAGCCCGATGGACCACGACATGCACCTGCGGCCCGATCCGGCCACCGTGCGCATCGTGCCCTGGGCCACCGACCCCACCGCCCAGGTGGTGCATGACTGCTACGACCGCAACGGCGCCCTGGTGCCCTTCGCGCCCCGCTCGGTACTGCGCCGCGTCTGCGACCTGTTCGCCGCCGAGGGCTGGGACCCGGTGGTGGCCCCGGAGCTGGAGTTCTACCTGGTGGCCCGCAACACCGACCCCGACATGCCGCTGAAGCCGCCGGTGGGCCGCAGCGGCCGCTCGGAAACGTCGCGCCAGGCCTACTCCATCGACGCGGTCAACGAGTTCGACCCGCTGTTCGAGGACATCTACGACTACTGCGACAAGATGGAGCTGAACGTGGACACGCTGATCCACGAAATCGGCGCCGGGCAGATGGAGATCAACTTCTTCCACGCCCACCCGCTGGGTCTGGCCGACGAGGTCTTCTTCTTCAAGCGCACGGTGCGGGAGGCCGCGCTGCGCCACGACATGTTCGCCACCTTCATGGCCAAGCCGATCGCCGGCGAGCCGGGCAGCGCCATGCACATCCACCAGAGCGTGGTGAACACCAAGACCGGCCGCAACCTGTTCAGCAACGAGGACGGCAGCCCCAGCCAGGAGTTCTTCTGGTACATCGGCGGCCTGCAGAAGTACATCCCGGCGGCCATGGCCCTGTTCGCGCCGTATGTGAACAGCTACCGCCGCCTGGCCCGCTTCACCGCCGCGCCCATCAACATCCAGTGGGGCATCGACAACCGCACCGTGGGCATCCGCTCGCCCATCTCCTCGCCGGCCGCCCGCCGCATCGAGAACCGCGTGATCGGCGCCGATGCCAACCCCTACGTCGCCCTGGCCGCCACCCTGGCCTGCGGCTACCTGGGCATCAAGAACAAGGTCCAGCCGTCGCCCGAGTGCAAGGGCGACGCCTACCTGGGCGATTACCAGCTGCCGCGCAGCCTGGGCGAAGCCCTGGAGTTGCTGCGCGCCGAGAAGGACCTGGCCAGTGTGCTGGGTGAAGCCTTCGTCACGGTCTACACCGAGGTGAAGGAGATCGAGCACGCCGAATTCATGAAGGTGATCTCGCCCTGGGAGCGCGAACACCTGCTGCTGCACGTCTGA
- a CDS encoding gamma-glutamyl-gamma-aminobutyrate hydrolase family protein, giving the protein MTETTSIAATTTAAAPRKPLVLVPACNRMLGEHPFYIAGKKYLDAVRLAGATPLIVPSADAAEIEVLLDMADGVLLTGSPSNVHPSHFGEEVHNPALPLDPARDSWTLPLIRRVLARGIPLFGICRGTQETNVALGGSLYQAVQEVDGHDDHRAPEGEPAAVQYGPAHPVEVVPGGVLEPLVGAVSFQVNSVHGQAVKQLAPGLRVEARAPDGLVEAFSVADAPGFSLCVQWHPEWLAADNPQSVAMLTAFGQACRRYQFAKSQEIRRTPDR; this is encoded by the coding sequence ATGACTGAGACCACCTCGATCGCGGCGACCACCACGGCCGCCGCTCCCCGCAAGCCCCTGGTGCTGGTGCCCGCGTGCAACCGCATGCTGGGCGAGCATCCCTTCTACATCGCCGGCAAGAAGTACCTGGACGCCGTGCGTCTGGCCGGGGCCACCCCGCTGATCGTGCCTTCAGCGGACGCCGCGGAGATCGAGGTGCTGCTGGACATGGCCGACGGCGTGCTGCTGACCGGCTCGCCCTCCAATGTCCACCCCAGCCACTTCGGCGAAGAGGTGCACAACCCGGCCCTGCCGCTGGACCCGGCCCGGGACAGCTGGACCCTGCCGCTGATCCGCCGCGTGCTGGCCCGGGGCATTCCGCTTTTCGGCATCTGCCGCGGCACGCAGGAGACCAACGTCGCCCTGGGCGGCTCGCTGTACCAGGCGGTGCAGGAGGTCGATGGCCACGATGACCACCGCGCCCCCGAAGGTGAGCCGGCAGCCGTGCAGTACGGCCCGGCCCATCCTGTGGAGGTGGTGCCCGGTGGCGTGCTGGAGCCGCTGGTGGGCGCCGTATCCTTCCAGGTCAATTCGGTCCATGGCCAGGCCGTGAAGCAGCTGGCGCCGGGCCTGCGGGTGGAGGCCCGCGCACCCGACGGACTGGTCGAGGCCTTCTCGGTCGCCGATGCCCCGGGCTTCAGCCTGTGCGTGCAGTGGCATCCGGAATGGCTGGCGGCAGACAACCCGCAGTCGGTGGCCATGCTCACCGCCTTCGGACAGGCCTGCCGACGCTACCAATTTGCCAAATCCCAGGAGATCCGACGGACGCCGGACCGCTGA
- a CDS encoding aspartate aminotransferase family protein, which yields MQQDNIVIQAPAQATRRSTREWQQADAAHFLHPFTDTAALAKKGARIITKAENIYLWDSEGHKILDGMSGLWCVNTGYSQPSLIEAANRQMKELPYYNAFFQTSTIPAIELAELLAQVTPPQFKHVFYGTSGSESNDTVVRLVRHYWALQGQPERQVIIARKNGYHGSTMAGASLSGMAYMHAQGGLPIPNITHIQQPFWYELGGDMSPDEFGKVAAGWLEERILEVGPEKVAAFIGEPIQGAGGVIIPPKTYWPEIQRICDKYGILLVSDEVICGFGRTGNWFGCETMGSKPDLMTFAKGVTAGYVPLGGVMVSDRVADVLIEKGGEFEHGYTYSGHPVACAVAVANIKLMQQQKLVEHVRDDVGPYLAQQFETLRDHPLVGEAVSCGLMGAIQLVKDKATRQFFPSSLEVGMVCRGHCFGNGLVMRAVGDRMVIAPPLIITRAQIDEMMTLIRRCLDLTLADVKAKGWL from the coding sequence ATGCAACAAGACAACATCGTCATCCAGGCCCCCGCTCAGGCCACCCGTCGCAGCACCCGCGAATGGCAGCAGGCCGACGCGGCTCACTTCCTGCACCCCTTCACCGACACGGCCGCCCTGGCCAAGAAGGGCGCGCGCATCATCACCAAGGCCGAGAACATCTACCTCTGGGACAGCGAGGGCCACAAGATCCTCGACGGCATGAGCGGCCTGTGGTGCGTGAACACCGGCTACAGCCAGCCTTCGCTGATCGAGGCAGCCAACCGCCAGATGAAGGAGCTGCCGTACTACAACGCCTTCTTCCAGACCTCGACCATCCCGGCCATCGAACTGGCCGAGCTGCTGGCCCAGGTCACGCCGCCGCAGTTCAAGCATGTGTTCTACGGCACCTCGGGCTCCGAGAGCAATGACACGGTGGTGCGTCTGGTGCGCCACTACTGGGCCCTGCAGGGCCAACCGGAGCGCCAGGTCATCATCGCCCGTAAGAACGGCTACCACGGCTCCACCATGGCCGGCGCCTCGCTCAGCGGCATGGCCTACATGCACGCCCAGGGCGGCCTGCCGATCCCCAACATCACCCACATCCAGCAGCCCTTCTGGTACGAGCTGGGTGGCGACATGAGCCCGGACGAGTTCGGCAAGGTGGCCGCCGGCTGGCTGGAAGAGCGCATCCTGGAAGTCGGCCCCGAAAAGGTTGCCGCCTTCATCGGTGAACCGATCCAGGGCGCCGGCGGCGTGATCATTCCGCCCAAGACCTACTGGCCCGAGATCCAGCGCATCTGCGACAAGTACGGCATCCTGCTGGTGTCCGACGAGGTGATCTGCGGCTTCGGTCGCACCGGCAACTGGTTCGGCTGCGAGACCATGGGCAGCAAGCCCGACCTGATGACCTTCGCCAAGGGCGTCACCGCGGGCTATGTGCCGCTGGGCGGCGTGATGGTCAGCGACCGCGTGGCCGACGTGCTGATCGAGAAGGGTGGCGAGTTCGAACACGGGTACACGTATTCGGGCCACCCCGTGGCCTGCGCGGTGGCCGTGGCCAACATCAAGCTGATGCAGCAGCAGAAGCTGGTCGAGCATGTGCGCGACGATGTCGGCCCGTATCTTGCACAGCAGTTCGAGACGCTGCGTGACCATCCGCTGGTCGGCGAGGCAGTCAGCTGCGGACTGATGGGTGCCATTCAACTCGTGAAGGACAAGGCCACGCGACAGTTCTTCCCCTCCTCCCTGGAGGTGGGCATGGTCTGTCGGGGGCATTGCTTCGGCAACGGCCTGGTGATGCGTGCGGTGGGCGATCGGATGGTGATCGCTCCCCCTCTGATCATCACCCGGGCCCAGATCGACGAGATGATGACGCTGATCCGCCGCTGCCTGGACCTGACGCTGGCGGATGTCAAGGCCAAGGGCTGGCTCTGA
- the speB gene encoding agmatinase — MSGFPYLTQSGFIGAAPAQQQPFAIAGIPWDGSVTNRPGARFGPRSIRQASQMLCDATHPLFDVSPIDRLGDLGDLDLPNTGIEAMRAALAPLLPPLLAKHHMVWLGGDHSITLPLLRAYRDHFGEPLAVIHFDAHCDTWEDHFGEPSGHGTWVYEAIQEGLARADCFTQIGIRSSGVREAREYVQDQGGQIFTARALRGLESPAQLAPMLDAIRQRLMDCGNPPLYLSLDIDCLDPAFAPGTGTPEPAGLTSNQVFTILEELADLPFVGMDCVEVAPPYDHAELTSLVATQLVWTYLCGRLAPARS; from the coding sequence ATGTCCGGATTCCCCTATCTCACTCAAAGCGGCTTCATCGGTGCCGCACCCGCCCAGCAACAGCCCTTCGCCATCGCCGGCATCCCCTGGGATGGCTCGGTGACCAACCGACCCGGGGCCCGCTTCGGGCCACGGTCCATCCGCCAGGCCAGCCAGATGCTGTGCGACGCCACCCACCCGCTGTTCGATGTATCCCCCATCGATCGGCTGGGCGACCTGGGCGACCTGGATCTGCCCAACACCGGCATCGAGGCCATGCGCGCCGCCCTGGCGCCGCTGCTGCCTCCCTTGCTGGCCAAGCACCACATGGTCTGGCTGGGTGGTGACCACTCCATCACCCTGCCACTGCTGCGCGCCTATCGCGACCATTTCGGCGAGCCCCTGGCGGTGATCCATTTCGACGCCCACTGTGACACCTGGGAGGACCACTTCGGCGAACCCAGCGGTCATGGCACCTGGGTCTACGAAGCCATCCAGGAAGGCCTGGCGCGGGCCGACTGCTTCACCCAGATCGGCATCCGTTCCTCCGGCGTGCGCGAGGCACGCGAGTACGTGCAAGACCAGGGCGGGCAAATCTTCACCGCGCGGGCGCTCCGCGGCCTGGAAAGCCCGGCCCAGTTGGCGCCGATGCTCGACGCCATCCGCCAGCGCCTGATGGACTGCGGGAACCCGCCGCTGTATCTCAGCCTGGACATCGACTGCCTGGACCCGGCCTTCGCTCCCGGCACCGGGACGCCCGAGCCGGCCGGACTGACCAGCAACCAGGTGTTCACCATCCTCGAGGAACTGGCGGACCTGCCCTTCGTGGGCATGGACTGCGTGGAGGTGGCCCCGCCTTATGACCATGCGGAACTGACCAGCCTGGTGGCCACACAACTGGTGTGGACCTATCTGTGCGGGCGCCTGGCCCCTGCGCGCAGCTGA
- a CDS encoding Lrp/AsnC family transcriptional regulator, whose protein sequence is MDRAILDELQDDGRLSNVELAQRVHLSPSACLRRVKQLEDEGVISQYVALLNAKAVGQHGTSFTIVNLESMSNSLLEAFEQAVRDEPSVLDCYYVAGANDYLIRFTYRDAEDLERFHTEVLMRLPGVERSNSILVLRTVKKTTKLPL, encoded by the coding sequence ATGGACCGCGCCATCCTGGATGAGCTTCAGGACGATGGCCGGCTCTCCAACGTGGAGCTCGCCCAGCGGGTGCATCTGTCCCCCTCGGCCTGCCTGCGCCGGGTCAAGCAGTTGGAGGACGAGGGGGTCATCTCCCAGTACGTCGCATTGCTCAATGCCAAGGCCGTGGGACAGCATGGCACCAGCTTCACCATCGTGAACCTGGAGTCCATGAGCAACAGCCTGCTGGAGGCCTTCGAGCAAGCGGTGCGGGACGAGCCCTCGGTGCTGGACTGCTACTACGTGGCCGGCGCCAACGATTACCTGATCCGCTTCACCTACCGGGATGCCGAGGACCTCGAGCGCTTCCACACCGAGGTGCTGATGCGCCTGCCGGGCGTCGAGCGCTCGAATTCCATCCTGGTCCTGCGCACCGTCAAGAAGACCACCAAACTGCCGCTCTGA
- a CDS encoding hemerythrin domain-containing protein produces MLPPIERLQGTHQRMMTTLQDLEALARRLETGGVDETAQTLAGGIHRFFEEVGRTHHDEEERHIFPALLASADPVLEEQVAQLRQDHGWIEQNWRELSPLLDALSQGHTWVEADLLRTMIEVFTQLHHAHIALEESMVYPEARRREAEARTQTAQRRAHWTKEAA; encoded by the coding sequence GTGCTGCCGCCCATCGAGCGCCTGCAGGGCACCCATCAGCGCATGATGACGACACTGCAGGACCTGGAAGCCTTGGCCCGTCGGCTTGAAACCGGAGGGGTGGACGAGACCGCCCAGACCCTCGCCGGCGGCATCCACCGCTTCTTCGAAGAGGTGGGGCGCACCCACCACGACGAGGAGGAGCGGCACATCTTCCCGGCGCTGCTGGCCAGCGCAGACCCCGTCCTGGAAGAGCAGGTCGCGCAACTGCGTCAGGACCACGGCTGGATCGAGCAGAACTGGCGTGAGCTCAGTCCCCTGCTGGATGCGCTGTCCCAAGGCCACACGTGGGTGGAAGCGGACCTGCTGCGCACCATGATCGAGGTGTTCACCCAGTTGCACCACGCACACATCGCCCTGGAAGAGTCGATGGTCTACCCCGAGGCGCGCCGCCGCGAGGCCGAGGCCCGCACCCAGACGGCCCAGCGCCGCGCCCACTGGACGAAAGAAGCGGCCTGA
- a CDS encoding NAD(P)/FAD-dependent oxidoreductase: MSFLSVDQDLARDSYYAATAQRDARFAPLDGSSDCDVAVVGGGLAGLTAALDLARMGHQVTLLEAKQVGWGASGRNGGQAIHGLACDQSVIEDQLGLDDARRVWSMSLEALELLQTRMEQHQIDAEWRQGYIGVATNARKGAELMQWADRMAQLYQAEFTRIPAADMHRWVASPRYHSGLYDPQSGHLHPLKYALGIARAAAAAGVRIHEETPVTALETGPVITVRTSRGTLRAKKVLLAGNVYLQGVAEHLERRIMPVGTYIVCSEAMDPALADSLIPTRSAVCDTNFVLDYLRTTNDHRMLYGGRVSYSTVTPPNLAESMRRRMVQTFPQLKDVKVQYAWGGFVDITMNRAPDFGRLRDNLYYLQGFSGHGLALTGLAGRLVAEAMNGDASRFDVFARLKHHDFPGGRLLRTPALVLGMAWYRLRDLLG; this comes from the coding sequence ATGAGCTTTCTGAGCGTCGACCAAGATCTCGCCCGCGATTCCTATTACGCCGCCACGGCCCAGCGCGATGCGCGCTTTGCCCCGCTGGATGGCTCTTCCGACTGTGATGTCGCTGTGGTGGGAGGCGGTCTTGCCGGCCTGACGGCCGCCCTGGACCTGGCCCGCATGGGACATCAGGTGACGCTGCTGGAAGCCAAACAGGTGGGCTGGGGTGCCAGCGGCCGCAACGGCGGTCAGGCCATCCACGGCCTGGCCTGCGACCAGTCGGTGATCGAAGACCAGCTCGGGCTCGACGACGCCCGTCGCGTCTGGTCCATGTCCCTGGAGGCGCTGGAACTGCTGCAGACCCGCATGGAGCAGCACCAGATCGACGCCGAATGGCGCCAGGGCTACATCGGCGTGGCCACCAACGCCCGCAAGGGTGCCGAGCTGATGCAGTGGGCCGACCGCATGGCCCAGCTCTACCAGGCCGAATTCACCCGCATCCCGGCCGCCGACATGCACCGCTGGGTCGCCAGCCCGCGTTACCACAGCGGTCTGTACGACCCGCAGTCGGGTCACCTGCACCCGCTGAAGTACGCGCTGGGCATCGCCCGCGCCGCCGCTGCCGCCGGGGTGCGCATCCACGAGGAGACGCCCGTCACCGCGCTGGAGACCGGCCCGGTCATCACCGTGCGCACGTCCCGGGGCACGCTGCGCGCCAAGAAGGTGCTGCTGGCCGGCAATGTCTACCTGCAGGGCGTGGCCGAGCACCTGGAGCGCCGCATCATGCCGGTCGGCACCTACATCGTCTGCTCCGAGGCCATGGACCCGGCCCTGGCCGACAGCCTGATCCCCACCCGCTCGGCGGTGTGCGACACCAACTTCGTGCTGGACTACCTGCGCACCACCAACGACCACCGCATGCTCTACGGTGGCCGGGTGAGCTACAGCACCGTGACGCCGCCGAACCTGGCCGAAAGCATGCGTCGACGCATGGTGCAGACCTTCCCGCAGCTCAAGGACGTGAAGGTGCAGTACGCCTGGGGCGGCTTCGTGGACATCACGATGAACCGCGCACCGGATTTCGGGCGGCTGCGCGACAACCTGTACTACCTGCAAGGCTTCTCCGGCCACGGGCTGGCACTGACCGGTCTGGCCGGCCGCCTGGTGGCCGAGGCGATGAACGGCGACGCCAGCCGCTTTGACGTCTTCGCCCGCCTGAAGCACCATGATTTCCCAGGGGGCCGCCTGCTGCGCACGCCTGCGCTGGTGCTCGGCATGGCCTGGTACCGCCTGCGCGACCTGCTGGGATGA
- the aceA gene encoding isocitrate lyase: MTRLTREQQIAALEKDWAENPRWKGVKRGYSAADVVRLRGSLQPEYTLAQAGAKKLWEKVNGGAKKGYVNAFGAITAGQAMQQAKAGLEAVYLSGWQVAADGNTSETMYPDQSLYAYDSVPTMVRRINNTFKRADEIQWSRGVNPGDEGFVDYFLPIVADAEAGFGGVLNAFELMKNMIAAGAAGVHFEDQLAAVKKCGHMGGKVLVPTQEAIEKLIAARFAADTMGVSTLILARTDAEAANLLTSDHDANDKPFCTGERTQEGFYRVKNGLEQAISRGVAYAPYADLVWCETGTPDLGFAREFAQAVHAACPGKLLSYNCSPSFNWKKNLDDRTIARFQDELSALGYKYQFITLAGIHINWFNTFQFAHAYARGEGMKHYTEMVQEPEFKAREQGYTFVSHQQEVGAGYFDDVTTVIQGGSSSVKALTGSTEEEQFH; the protein is encoded by the coding sequence ATGACCCGACTGACCCGCGAACAGCAGATTGCCGCCCTGGAAAAGGACTGGGCCGAGAACCCCCGTTGGAAGGGTGTGAAGCGTGGCTACAGCGCCGCCGACGTGGTGCGACTGCGCGGCAGCCTGCAGCCCGAGTACACCCTGGCCCAGGCCGGCGCCAAGAAGCTGTGGGAGAAGGTCAACGGCGGCGCCAAGAAGGGCTACGTGAACGCCTTCGGCGCGATCACCGCCGGTCAAGCCATGCAACAGGCCAAGGCCGGCCTGGAGGCCGTGTACCTGTCGGGCTGGCAAGTCGCCGCCGACGGCAACACCTCCGAAACCATGTACCCCGACCAGTCGCTGTACGCCTACGACTCGGTGCCGACCATGGTCCGCCGCATCAACAACACCTTCAAGCGCGCCGACGAGATCCAGTGGTCGCGTGGTGTGAACCCCGGTGACGAAGGCTTCGTCGACTACTTCCTGCCCATCGTGGCCGACGCGGAAGCCGGTTTCGGCGGCGTGCTCAACGCCTTCGAACTGATGAAGAACATGATCGCCGCGGGCGCTGCCGGCGTGCACTTCGAAGACCAGCTGGCCGCCGTGAAGAAGTGCGGCCACATGGGTGGCAAGGTCCTGGTGCCGACCCAGGAAGCCATCGAGAAGCTGATCGCCGCGCGTTTCGCCGCCGACACCATGGGTGTGTCCACCCTGATCCTGGCCCGTACCGACGCGGAAGCCGCCAACCTGCTGACCAGCGACCACGACGCCAACGACAAGCCCTTCTGCACCGGCGAGCGCACCCAGGAAGGCTTCTACCGCGTCAAGAACGGTCTGGAACAGGCCATCAGCCGCGGCGTGGCCTACGCGCCCTACGCCGACCTGGTGTGGTGTGAAACCGGCACGCCGGACCTGGGCTTCGCCCGTGAGTTCGCGCAGGCCGTGCACGCCGCCTGCCCGGGCAAGCTGCTGAGCTACAACTGCTCGCCGTCCTTCAACTGGAAGAAGAACCTGGACGACCGCACCATCGCTCGCTTCCAGGACGAGCTCTCGGCGCTGGGCTACAAGTACCAGTTCATCACCCTGGCCGGCATCCACATCAACTGGTTCAACACCTTCCAGTTCGCCCACGCCTACGCTCGCGGCGAAGGCATGAAGCACTACACCGAGATGGTCCAGGAACCGGAATTCAAGGCGCGCGAGCAGGGCTACACCTTCGTGTCGCACCAGCAGGAAGTCGGCGCCGGCTACTTCGACGACGTGACCACCGTGATCCAGGGCGGCTCCTCCAGCGTGAAGGCCCTGACCGGCTCGACCGAAGAAGAGCAGTTCCACTGA
- a CDS encoding ammonium transporter — MGQAVGGRWPRAAGLGVAWLSAGSAAWAADGAAAAAPPSGLPSLVAAQQISAGDTAWMITATALVLLMTLPGLALFYAGMVRKKNILGTMAQVLAVSALVTVLWFAVGYSLAFMPGSPWIGGPESIWLHTIAFDKVKNLVSVHPLAPTVPEAVFCMFQLSFAVITPALIVGAFAERMRFAGLLWFMALWSALVYAPVAHWVWAPDGWLAQRGALDFAGGTVVHINAGIAGLAAAFILGPRRGYGQVALMPSNLGYTMTGACLLWVGWMGFNGGSAAAADGRAGMAMLATQLAAAAAALSWMLAEWLVRKTPTLLGLSSGAVAGLVAITPASGFVGPGAAVLIGALAGVGCYWGATGLKRLLGADDSLDVFGVHGVGGILGALLTGWLADPRIGGVEGSLATQALAVMATLVYSGVVTSLILWLVHAVIGLRVTEKQEQDGLDLSQHGERVE, encoded by the coding sequence ATGGGACAGGCAGTAGGGGGACGGTGGCCGCGGGCCGCCGGTCTGGGAGTGGCTTGGCTGTCGGCGGGAAGCGCCGCCTGGGCGGCCGACGGGGCGGCAGCCGCCGCGCCACCATCGGGTCTGCCATCCCTGGTGGCCGCCCAGCAGATCAGTGCGGGCGACACCGCCTGGATGATCACCGCCACCGCCCTGGTCCTGCTGATGACCCTGCCCGGTCTGGCCCTCTTCTACGCCGGCATGGTGCGCAAGAAGAACATCCTGGGCACCATGGCCCAGGTGCTGGCCGTCTCGGCCTTGGTCACCGTGCTCTGGTTCGCTGTCGGCTACAGCCTGGCCTTCATGCCGGGCTCTCCGTGGATCGGCGGGCCCGAATCGATCTGGCTGCACACCATCGCCTTCGACAAGGTGAAAAACCTGGTGTCGGTGCATCCGCTGGCGCCCACCGTACCCGAGGCGGTGTTCTGCATGTTCCAGCTGAGCTTTGCGGTCATCACCCCGGCGCTGATCGTGGGAGCCTTCGCCGAGCGCATGCGCTTTGCCGGTCTTCTGTGGTTCATGGCGCTGTGGTCGGCGTTGGTCTATGCCCCGGTGGCGCACTGGGTCTGGGCACCCGATGGCTGGCTGGCGCAGCGCGGCGCCCTGGACTTCGCGGGTGGCACCGTGGTGCACATCAATGCCGGCATTGCCGGCCTGGCGGCGGCCTTCATCCTGGGGCCGCGCCGGGGCTACGGCCAGGTGGCGCTGATGCCCTCCAACCTGGGCTACACGATGACCGGTGCCTGCCTGCTGTGGGTCGGCTGGATGGGCTTCAACGGCGGCTCGGCCGCGGCGGCCGACGGGCGGGCCGGCATGGCCATGCTGGCCACGCAGCTGGCCGCCGCTGCCGCCGCGCTGAGCTGGATGCTGGCCGAATGGCTGGTGCGCAAGACCCCCACCCTGCTGGGCTTGAGCAGCGGGGCGGTGGCGGGCCTGGTGGCCATCACGCCCGCCTCGGGCTTCGTCGGGCCGGGTGCCGCGGTGCTGATCGGCGCCCTGGCCGGTGTGGGCTGCTACTGGGGCGCCACCGGTCTCAAGCGCCTGCTGGGCGCGGACGATTCGCTGGACGTCTTCGGCGTGCACGGCGTGGGCGGCATCCTCGGCGCCCTGCTGACGGGTTGGCTGGCCGATCCGAGGATCGGCGGCGTGGAAGGCTCCCTGGCGACCCAGGCGCTGGCCGTGATGGCCACCCTGGTCTACAGCGGCGTGGTGACCTCGCTGATCCTGTGGCTGGTCCACGCGGTGATCGGGCTGCGTGTCACCGAGAAGCAGGAACAGGACGGGCTGGACCTGAGCCAGCACGGCGAACGGGTGGAATGA